In one window of Micromonospora cathayae DNA:
- the trpS gene encoding tryptophan--tRNA ligase, with protein sequence MSAARMLTGDRPTGRLHLGHYVGSIANRVRLHQRYESFFIIADLHMLTTKNTREDISRVADNAREMVLDVLAAGVEPDRATFYLQSAVPEVGDLNTLLQNLVTVPRLERVPSLKEMARAAGKEEMPYGLLGYPVLQAADILCVRAGVVPVGKDNAAHVEVTREVARRFNHLYGEVFPVPELIQAETPVLVGTDGRAKMSKSLGNAIALADEPAVVRRKVLGMYTDPKRVRADVPGTVEGNPVFAYHDVFNPDRAEVAELAERYRAGRVGDVEVKERLAVALNRFLDPIRERRDRFAGERGLVDQLIVDGTERTRDEVRRTLTEVRRAMGLTGAYQQIRRRAERARRRTATSAERI encoded by the coding sequence ATGTCCGCTGCACGGATGCTCACCGGTGACCGCCCGACCGGCCGGCTGCACCTCGGCCACTACGTCGGCAGCATCGCCAACCGGGTCCGGCTGCACCAGCGCTACGAGAGCTTCTTCATCATCGCCGACCTGCACATGCTCACCACGAAGAACACCCGTGAGGACATCTCCCGGGTCGCCGACAACGCCCGAGAGATGGTCCTGGACGTCCTCGCCGCCGGGGTCGAGCCGGACCGGGCCACGTTCTACCTCCAGTCCGCCGTCCCGGAGGTCGGCGACCTGAACACCCTGCTCCAGAACCTGGTGACCGTGCCGAGACTGGAACGGGTGCCGTCGCTCAAGGAGATGGCCCGGGCCGCCGGCAAGGAGGAGATGCCGTACGGGCTGCTCGGCTACCCCGTCCTCCAGGCTGCGGACATCCTCTGCGTCCGGGCCGGGGTGGTGCCGGTGGGGAAGGACAACGCGGCGCACGTCGAGGTGACCCGCGAGGTGGCGCGCCGGTTCAACCACCTGTACGGCGAGGTGTTCCCCGTCCCGGAGCTGATCCAGGCCGAGACGCCGGTGCTGGTCGGCACGGACGGCCGGGCCAAGATGAGCAAGAGTCTCGGCAACGCGATCGCGCTGGCCGACGAGCCGGCCGTCGTCCGGCGCAAGGTGCTGGGCATGTACACCGACCCGAAGCGGGTACGCGCCGACGTGCCGGGGACCGTCGAGGGCAACCCGGTCTTCGCGTACCACGACGTGTTCAACCCGGACCGGGCCGAGGTGGCCGAGTTGGCGGAACGCTACCGGGCCGGTCGGGTCGGCGACGTCGAGGTCAAGGAACGGCTGGCGGTGGCCCTCAACCGGTTCCTGGACCCGATCCGGGAACGCCGGGACCGGTTCGCGGGTGAACGTGGCCTGGTCGACCAGTTGATCGTCGACGGTACCGAGCGGACCCGCGACGAGGTGCGACGGACCCTGACCGAGGTACGACGGGCGATGGGGTTGACCGGCGCGTACCAGCAGATCCGGCGGCGGGCCGAACGGGCCCGGCGGCGGACCGCGACGTCGGCGGAGCGGATCTGA
- a CDS encoding NADPH-dependent F420 reductase codes for MGLSGNLSGPVGYPLAVPDDRRLRRRQESALMRIGIIGSGHIGGTLTRRLTAAGHEVTVANSRGPGSLQQLATETGADTGSVEQAVRDGDVVVVAVPLAAVPALPADAFAGKVVVDADNYYPQRDGDIPEIADRSLTSSRWTANQLKGARVVKAFNTMYAQHLMENGRPAGARDRIALPVAADDAPAKQLVMSLVEDLGFDPVDAGTLDESWRQQPDTPVYGADRDADGVRRGLAEARP; via the coding sequence GTGGGGCTGTCCGGGAATCTCTCCGGTCCCGTCGGGTACCCGCTTGCGGTACCGGACGACCGCCGACTCCGGCGGAGGCAGGAGAGTGCGCTCATGAGGATCGGGATCATCGGTTCGGGCCACATCGGTGGCACCCTCACCCGGCGGCTGACGGCCGCAGGTCACGAGGTGACCGTCGCCAACTCGCGAGGGCCCGGATCCCTACAGCAACTGGCCACAGAGACCGGTGCGGACACCGGCAGCGTCGAGCAGGCCGTCCGGGACGGGGACGTCGTGGTGGTGGCGGTACCGCTGGCCGCCGTACCCGCGCTGCCGGCGGACGCGTTCGCCGGCAAGGTCGTCGTGGACGCGGACAACTACTACCCCCAGCGGGACGGCGACATCCCGGAGATCGCCGACCGGAGCCTGACGTCGAGCCGGTGGACCGCCAACCAGCTCAAGGGCGCCCGGGTGGTCAAGGCGTTCAACACCATGTACGCCCAGCACCTGATGGAGAACGGACGGCCCGCCGGGGCACGGGACCGGATCGCCCTTCCCGTCGCCGCGGACGACGCACCGGCGAAGCAGCTCGTGATGAGCCTGGTCGAGGATCTGGGGTTCGACCCGGTGGACGCCGGGACCCTGGACGAGAGTTGGCGGCAGCAGCCGGACACGCCCGTCTACGGGGCGGACCGCGACGCGGACGGCGTACGGCGCGGGTTGGCCGAGGCGCGGCCCTGA
- a CDS encoding SCO4848 family membrane protein produces the protein MVLSRGWALFLVGVGVWTWVIWPRFAVAIWNDPRSWSAGTVGEGDGTGFLWIHALLIAASLTIGTTVGVLGVRGVLAGRRRRS, from the coding sequence ATGGTGCTGTCACGTGGTTGGGCACTCTTCCTGGTCGGGGTCGGGGTCTGGACCTGGGTGATCTGGCCGAGGTTCGCGGTGGCCATCTGGAACGACCCCCGTTCGTGGTCGGCCGGCACGGTCGGCGAGGGCGACGGCACCGGCTTCCTGTGGATCCACGCGCTGCTGATCGCCGCCTCGCTGACCATCGGTACGACGGTCGGAGTGCTCGGTGTCCGGGGTGTGCTCGCCGGTCGGCGTCGGCGGAGCTGA
- a CDS encoding PepSY domain-containing protein: protein MKRKSLIMASVGGAAVLAMVGSAIGVAAAGERTGRTALTAVTTAPAAPSSTPDDSGTDAPASPGATSAPASTGTPSPSGSTGPATGGAVDEKRAGEIALARAGGGDIVEVEAEKENGRDVWSVEIVNGQTEHEVDVDRADGSVVKAEQEPLDDDDDDDRDDRDDRDDDDDDDDDRDDD from the coding sequence ATGAAGCGCAAGTCTCTGATCATGGCGTCGGTGGGCGGTGCGGCGGTGCTCGCGATGGTCGGTTCGGCCATCGGTGTCGCCGCTGCCGGTGAGCGGACCGGGCGCACCGCCCTCACCGCCGTCACCACGGCCCCGGCGGCCCCGAGCAGCACCCCGGACGACAGCGGCACCGACGCGCCGGCCAGCCCGGGTGCGACCAGCGCGCCGGCGTCCACCGGCACGCCGTCGCCGTCCGGCAGCACCGGCCCGGCGACCGGCGGTGCGGTGGACGAGAAGCGGGCCGGCGAGATCGCGCTGGCCCGGGCCGGCGGTGGCGACATCGTCGAGGTCGAGGCCGAGAAGGAGAACGGCCGGGACGTGTGGAGCGTCGAGATCGTCAACGGCCAGACCGAGCACGAGGTCGACGTGGACCGCGCCGACGGCTCCGTGGTCAAGGCCGAGCAGGAGCCGCTGGACGACGACGATGACGACGACCGCGACGACCGGGACGACCGGGACGACGACGATGACGATGACGACGACCGGGACGACGACTGA
- a CDS encoding VanW family protein — protein MPVTLYGDKIPPADDRPTVQVTAVTWPADQTEPPPPAPAPEPPAPPTRRRGRLILAAGVVTAVLAASAGAGGYAYAGEIPRGTTVLGTELGGKSRTDAAQALRAELNRQAATFTAPVEVRVGERTAQLVPADVGLTVDVDATVAAAAEAQAAPLSRLFGSRTVSPVVTVDPARLETALASVVGPQGRKMVMPKITFSGTVPKKVHPQPSLTVDGEASAEALRAGWLTGAPVTIPLVEKHPATTAEEVDRLVAELATPAVAAPVKLTTEKGSVSIPPSAIARSLSFPVDKAGKLTPKLDVKKLRAALGGKLATIEVEPKDASMTLAAGRPKPVAGSPGQRLDDDALGRDLLAVLPKTTDRTVNAVLKPVEADLTVEDIGALGIKEKVSSFTTNFTGGLSAPRSKNIVQIAKDVDGTVVKPGETFSLNGHTGERSYQQGYHDAPVILDGKLVPGVGGGTSQFTTTLFNATYYAGLEDVEHKPHSYWFSRYPAVIESTIFYPNLDFKFRNNTPYGVMIDTSYTSSSVTVAIWSTKIYDSVKTEYSPRRNITRPKVIHLEPGPSCIATNGIDGFTQDAYRVIRKDGEVVKREKFTWTYQAEPRFVCAPKQP, from the coding sequence CTGCCTGTGACTCTGTACGGCGACAAGATCCCGCCCGCCGACGACCGGCCCACCGTCCAGGTCACTGCGGTCACCTGGCCCGCCGACCAGACCGAGCCGCCCCCTCCCGCCCCCGCGCCGGAGCCCCCCGCGCCGCCCACCCGGCGGCGGGGACGGCTGATCCTCGCCGCCGGGGTGGTGACCGCGGTGCTCGCCGCCAGCGCCGGCGCCGGCGGTTACGCGTACGCCGGTGAGATCCCCCGCGGTACCACGGTGCTCGGCACCGAGCTGGGCGGCAAGAGTCGCACGGACGCGGCCCAGGCGCTCCGCGCCGAGCTGAACCGCCAGGCCGCCACCTTCACCGCACCGGTCGAGGTACGCGTCGGTGAGCGGACCGCCCAGCTCGTCCCCGCCGACGTGGGACTGACGGTGGACGTGGACGCCACCGTGGCGGCCGCCGCCGAGGCCCAGGCCGCCCCGCTCAGCCGCCTCTTCGGCTCCCGGACGGTCTCGCCGGTGGTGACCGTCGACCCGGCCCGGCTGGAGACGGCCCTGGCGTCGGTGGTCGGCCCACAGGGCCGGAAGATGGTCATGCCGAAGATCACCTTCAGTGGCACCGTGCCGAAGAAGGTCCACCCGCAGCCCAGCCTCACCGTCGACGGCGAAGCCTCCGCCGAGGCCCTACGGGCCGGCTGGCTGACCGGCGCACCGGTAACCATCCCGCTGGTCGAGAAGCATCCGGCGACCACCGCCGAGGAGGTCGACCGGCTGGTGGCCGAACTGGCCACGCCGGCGGTCGCCGCGCCGGTCAAGCTGACCACCGAGAAGGGTTCGGTCAGCATCCCGCCGAGCGCCATCGCCCGTAGCCTCAGCTTCCCGGTGGACAAGGCCGGCAAGCTGACCCCGAAGCTCGACGTCAAGAAGCTGCGGGCCGCCCTCGGCGGCAAGCTCGCCACGATCGAGGTGGAACCGAAGGACGCCTCGATGACCCTGGCCGCTGGCCGGCCGAAGCCGGTGGCCGGCAGCCCCGGCCAGCGCCTCGACGACGACGCGCTCGGCCGCGACCTGCTCGCCGTCCTGCCGAAGACCACCGACCGTACGGTCAACGCCGTACTCAAACCCGTCGAAGCCGACCTGACCGTCGAGGACATCGGCGCGCTCGGCATCAAGGAGAAGGTCTCCAGCTTCACCACCAACTTCACCGGCGGCCTCTCCGCGCCCCGCAGCAAGAACATCGTGCAGATCGCCAAGGACGTCGACGGCACGGTGGTCAAGCCCGGCGAGACGTTCTCCCTGAACGGCCACACCGGCGAACGCAGCTACCAGCAGGGCTACCACGACGCCCCGGTCATCCTGGACGGCAAGCTGGTCCCGGGCGTCGGGGGCGGCACGTCACAGTTCACCACCACGCTGTTCAACGCCACCTACTACGCCGGCCTGGAGGACGTCGAGCACAAGCCGCACTCGTACTGGTTCAGCCGGTACCCGGCGGTGATCGAGTCGACGATCTTCTACCCGAACCTCGACTTCAAGTTCCGCAACAACACCCCGTACGGCGTCATGATCGACACCTCGTACACGTCGAGTTCGGTGACCGTCGCCATCTGGAGCACGAAGATCTACGACAGCGTCAAGACCGAGTACAGTCCACGCCGCAACATCACCAGGCCGAAGGTCATCCACCTGGAGCCGGGGCCGTCCTGCATCGCCACCAACGGCATCGACGGCTTCACCCAGGACGCGTACCGGGTCATCCGCAAGGACGGCGAGGTGGTCAAGCGGGAGAAGTTCACCTGGACCTACCAGGCCGAACCACGCTTCGTCTGCGCACCGAAGCAGCCCTGA
- a CDS encoding sensor histidine kinase: MRARLALLAAAVSVLTLVAFLVPLALLVRAVAEDRATVRATADAQSLVPVVGTADPVTIRLTVEQLAAESGRPVSVFLPDGTVLGTPVPRTPAVALAARGQSLTAESAEGREVVIAVQGRPDGTGVIRTVVPGDELTAGVSRAWLVLALLGVLLVVIGLVVADRLARSLVRPISELSTVSHRLANAELDARVAPAGPAELREVAGALNHLAGRIQELLAQEREEVADLSHRLRTPLTALRLEAESLRDPQDAARITTAVDGLERAVTGLIRQARRQRTSTTAPAGCDAAAVVADRVAFWSVLAEDTGRVVHCDLAAGPLAVTVPADDLAAAVDALLGNVFAHTPDGTPFTVRLARQGEQVVLTVADEGPGMPADTVRRGASLAGSTGLGLDIARRAAEAGGGRLELRTGPGGGAEVLLRLASTADHGGGVPS, translated from the coding sequence GTGAGGGCCCGGCTGGCGCTGCTGGCCGCCGCGGTCAGCGTCCTCACCCTGGTGGCGTTCCTGGTGCCGCTGGCCCTGCTGGTCCGGGCGGTGGCCGAGGACCGGGCCACCGTCCGGGCCACCGCCGACGCGCAGAGCCTGGTGCCCGTGGTCGGTACCGCCGACCCGGTGACCATCCGGCTCACCGTCGAGCAGCTCGCCGCCGAGTCGGGTCGACCGGTCAGCGTCTTCCTGCCCGACGGTACGGTGCTCGGCACGCCGGTCCCGCGTACCCCGGCGGTGGCCCTGGCGGCCCGGGGGCAGAGCCTCACCGCGGAGTCCGCCGAGGGCCGCGAGGTGGTGATCGCGGTGCAGGGCCGGCCGGACGGCACCGGTGTGATCCGGACCGTGGTGCCGGGGGACGAGCTGACCGCCGGGGTGAGCCGCGCCTGGCTGGTACTGGCCCTGCTCGGGGTGCTGCTGGTGGTGATCGGCCTGGTGGTGGCCGACCGGCTGGCCCGCAGCCTGGTCCGGCCGATCAGTGAGCTGTCCACGGTGTCGCACCGGCTCGCCAACGCCGAACTGGACGCCCGGGTGGCCCCCGCCGGCCCGGCCGAGCTGCGGGAGGTGGCCGGCGCGCTCAACCACCTGGCCGGCCGGATCCAGGAGCTGCTGGCCCAGGAGCGCGAGGAGGTGGCCGACCTGTCGCACCGGCTGCGTACCCCGCTCACCGCGCTGCGGCTGGAGGCCGAGTCGTTGCGGGATCCGCAGGACGCGGCGCGGATCACCACGGCGGTGGACGGCCTGGAACGGGCGGTGACCGGCCTGATCCGGCAGGCCCGCCGGCAGCGGACGTCGACGACCGCCCCGGCGGGCTGTGACGCGGCGGCGGTGGTCGCGGACCGGGTGGCGTTCTGGTCGGTGCTGGCCGAGGACACCGGCCGGGTCGTCCACTGTGACCTGGCGGCCGGCCCGCTGGCGGTCACGGTGCCCGCCGACGACCTGGCCGCGGCGGTCGACGCGCTGCTCGGCAACGTGTTCGCGCACACCCCGGACGGCACCCCGTTCACCGTACGGCTGGCCCGGCAGGGGGAGCAGGTGGTGCTCACGGTGGCCGACGAGGGGCCGGGGATGCCGGCCGACACGGTACGTCGGGGGGCCAGCCTGGCCGGCTCGACCGGGCTGGGCCTGGACATCGCCCGGCGGGCGGCCGAGGCCGGCGGTGGTCGGCTGGAGCTGCGGACCGGTCCCGGTGGCGGTGCGGAGGTACTGCTCCGGCTGGCCTCCACCGCGGACCACGGCGGGGGCGTGCCGTCTTAA
- a CDS encoding septum formation initiator has translation MRRPLLAVAGWLVTAVLVTLVGVAAIRLVGESITGTPGGVRSQEEVERALATPEPVPSGPVGPSPSGPPAATGTPAPGGSAGAGVRRVFATTGGTAVAECVPGGVRLVSWAPAQDYRVADADRGPDDDVEVSFVGPGGEYELKVRCLGSEPVAVADDD, from the coding sequence ATGCGTCGTCCGTTGCTCGCCGTCGCCGGTTGGCTGGTCACCGCCGTGCTGGTCACCCTGGTCGGGGTGGCCGCGATCCGGCTGGTCGGGGAGAGCATCACCGGTACCCCGGGTGGGGTGCGCAGCCAGGAGGAGGTCGAACGGGCGTTGGCCACCCCGGAACCGGTGCCCTCCGGTCCGGTCGGGCCGTCCCCGTCGGGGCCGCCGGCCGCCACCGGTACGCCGGCCCCGGGCGGGTCCGCCGGGGCGGGGGTACGTCGGGTCTTCGCCACCACCGGCGGTACCGCGGTGGCCGAGTGCGTTCCGGGCGGCGTACGGCTGGTCTCCTGGGCGCCGGCGCAGGACTACCGGGTCGCGGACGCCGACCGGGGCCCGGACGACGACGTCGAGGTCAGTTTCGTCGGGCCGGGTGGTGAGTACGAGCTGAAGGTGCGCTGCCTCGGCAGCGAGCCGGTCGCCGTCGCCGACGACGACTGA
- a CDS encoding asparaginase, which translates to MPSSLVRSKSPRRTALTTSIVTTALAAGAVLAFGPGGGGPSAAPDGAATEVTAATEIRSVAYQQAVTRAATSKPKVTVIGTGGTISGVATSRSSFTNYRSGQIPIASMVGQLQPEIGQVADVTTVQFGNKGSGGYTIAEFHALTLAVEKALDESDAVVVTSGTDTMEEFAYWLDLTVRSRKPVVMTGAMRPWAAVTPDGPQVIGADGPANLYNAIVLAASQTTYCYGTVLMLNDEFHAARDVTKTNTTRMDTFQTRELGVLGWIDGSVIKVGRAPARVELCDQKNQWYTPFDLSRIKAESLPRVEVIYGYQQAGGEAITAFADAGVKGIVTAGTGAGGISSAQGTARTAAAAKGVVFVSTSRTGSGSVSGGSTTQPIIAGDDLLPQKARLLLMLSLAAAPGDVPKIRELVTTLGNPEFDTLPPGGGKK; encoded by the coding sequence TTGCCCTCTTCCCTCGTCCGGTCGAAGTCCCCGCGCCGTACCGCCCTCACCACCTCCATCGTCACCACCGCCCTCGCCGCCGGCGCCGTGCTCGCCTTCGGGCCGGGTGGGGGCGGCCCCAGCGCCGCCCCCGACGGTGCCGCGACCGAGGTGACCGCCGCGACGGAGATCCGCTCCGTGGCGTACCAGCAGGCCGTCACCCGGGCCGCCACCAGCAAGCCGAAGGTGACGGTGATCGGCACCGGCGGCACCATCTCCGGCGTCGCCACCTCCCGGAGCAGCTTCACCAACTACCGGTCCGGCCAGATCCCGATCGCCAGCATGGTCGGCCAGCTCCAGCCGGAGATCGGCCAGGTCGCCGACGTCACCACCGTCCAGTTCGGCAACAAGGGCTCGGGTGGTTACACCATCGCCGAGTTCCACGCGCTCACCCTCGCCGTGGAGAAGGCACTCGACGAGTCCGACGCGGTCGTCGTCACCAGTGGCACGGACACCATGGAGGAGTTCGCGTACTGGCTCGACCTGACCGTACGCAGCCGCAAGCCGGTGGTGATGACCGGCGCGATGCGGCCCTGGGCGGCGGTGACCCCGGACGGCCCGCAGGTGATCGGCGCGGACGGCCCGGCCAACCTCTACAACGCGATCGTGCTGGCCGCCAGCCAGACCACCTACTGCTACGGCACGGTGCTGATGCTCAACGACGAGTTCCACGCCGCGCGGGACGTCACCAAGACCAACACCACCCGGATGGACACCTTCCAGACCCGGGAGCTGGGTGTGCTGGGCTGGATCGACGGATCGGTGATCAAGGTCGGCCGCGCCCCGGCCCGGGTCGAGCTCTGCGACCAGAAGAACCAGTGGTACACCCCGTTCGACCTGTCCCGGATCAAGGCCGAGTCGCTGCCCCGGGTCGAGGTGATCTACGGGTACCAGCAGGCCGGCGGCGAGGCGATCACCGCGTTCGCCGACGCCGGGGTCAAGGGCATCGTGACCGCCGGTACCGGCGCGGGTGGCATCTCCTCCGCGCAGGGCACCGCCCGTACCGCGGCGGCGGCCAAGGGCGTCGTCTTCGTCAGCACCAGCCGGACCGGTTCCGGCTCGGTCTCCGGTGGCAGCACCACCCAGCCGATCATCGCCGGGGACGACCTGCTGCCGCAGAAGGCCCGACTCCTGCTGATGCTCAGCCTGGCCGCCGCCCCGGGTGACGTGCCGAAGATCCGGGAGCTGGTCACCACCCTCGGCAACCCCGAGTTCGACACGCTGCCCCCGGGCGGCGGCAAGAAGTAG
- a CDS encoding DUF6114 domain-containing protein gives MTTADPQHARPGGFSQARWRFRRWRRTRPFWGGLLTVLAGVQIFGTTQMSLGGLTFQMGPTGFLSWLIPTILVACGFFMWFTPQHRMFYSVIAAVTAVFSLIGVNLGGFFIGLLLGMVGSALGFAWTPARRPASPDQHRPEPEPASAPGPGPEVGPESRVAEQTEQTEEDRERLRADERSLTDELMPVRREAGVPPGDPRFLAATVALLGLAAVGLLTLDAPTPVRAAAPATAGCPSSPTPTSPTPPAPTVPAPTVPSHTVPVAPTRPASPATPDAGTPDPGTGTALEEAVGDLLTNLLPAPTADPDADPSTPPATPGGPPTATATPTAPPTCATPTPDPTGSVQPGRPLPRITADPGQPTVGTPSKLTGTRVVMTGVRFEGIVDLRTVDGTLRALKFSMARAVTDDFVLRATGPAGNTLRYATDQLTVDGDVAFYATRFTGRLALLGGPGLIPVTLTPDLPLPDGIPVTAPQLTFRDPVIDLAYVDCDVLTSGDLLRLTLDD, from the coding sequence GTGACAACCGCGGACCCGCAGCACGCCCGACCGGGCGGGTTCAGCCAGGCCCGGTGGAGATTCCGCCGATGGCGGCGGACCAGACCGTTCTGGGGTGGCCTGCTGACCGTGCTGGCCGGTGTGCAGATCTTCGGAACCACCCAGATGAGCCTGGGCGGGCTGACCTTCCAGATGGGGCCGACGGGCTTCCTCTCCTGGTTGATCCCCACCATCCTGGTGGCCTGCGGGTTCTTCATGTGGTTCACCCCGCAGCACCGGATGTTCTACTCGGTCATCGCGGCGGTCACCGCCGTCTTCTCGCTGATCGGCGTCAACCTCGGCGGCTTCTTCATCGGCCTGCTGCTGGGCATGGTCGGCAGTGCGCTCGGCTTCGCCTGGACCCCGGCCCGTCGCCCGGCGTCCCCCGACCAGCACCGCCCCGAACCCGAACCTGCATCCGCACCCGGTCCCGGACCCGAGGTCGGGCCGGAATCCCGGGTGGCCGAGCAGACCGAGCAGACCGAGGAGGACCGGGAGCGGCTGCGTGCCGACGAACGGTCCCTCACCGACGAGCTCATGCCCGTCCGGCGGGAAGCGGGGGTGCCGCCCGGTGACCCACGGTTCCTCGCCGCCACGGTGGCCCTGCTCGGGCTGGCCGCGGTCGGACTGCTCACGCTGGACGCGCCGACCCCGGTCCGGGCCGCCGCACCGGCCACCGCCGGCTGCCCGTCGTCCCCCACGCCGACATCCCCCACGCCGCCGGCTCCCACCGTGCCGGCCCCTACCGTGCCGTCCCACACCGTGCCGGTCGCACCGACGCGGCCGGCGTCCCCGGCCACACCGGACGCCGGCACCCCCGACCCCGGCACCGGTACCGCCCTCGAAGAAGCGGTCGGCGACCTGCTCACCAACCTGCTCCCCGCCCCCACGGCTGACCCGGACGCCGACCCGTCGACCCCACCGGCCACTCCGGGTGGACCACCGACCGCGACCGCCACCCCCACCGCGCCGCCGACCTGCGCGACCCCCACCCCCGACCCGACCGGGTCGGTCCAGCCGGGCCGGCCGCTGCCCCGGATCACCGCCGACCCCGGACAACCCACCGTGGGTACGCCGTCCAAGCTCACCGGCACCCGGGTGGTCATGACCGGGGTCCGCTTCGAGGGGATCGTCGACCTGCGGACCGTCGACGGTACGCTCCGGGCCCTCAAGTTCAGCATGGCGCGGGCGGTCACCGACGACTTCGTCCTCCGCGCCACCGGCCCGGCCGGCAACACCCTGCGGTACGCCACCGACCAGCTCACCGTCGATGGTGACGTGGCCTTCTACGCCACCCGGTTCACCGGCCGGCTCGCCCTGCTCGGCGGCCCCGGACTGATCCCGGTGACCCTCACCCCGGACCTGCCGCTGCCGGACGGCATCCCGGTCACCGCACCGCAGCTCACCTTCCGGGACCCGGTGATCGACCTGGCGTACGTGGACTGTGACGTGCTGACCAGCGGTGACCTGCTGCGGCTCACCCTCGACGACTGA
- a CDS encoding response regulator transcription factor → MARLLLVEDDLTIRTPLVRALRDRGHAVAAASTAMDGLRDALDNRPDLVVLDLGLPDLDGRELLRMLRAVSRVPVIVATARDDETEIVRVLDAGADDYVVKPFTAAQLDARVRAVLRRGAPDAATDDPTLVVGGLRVDPRSRQVTLDGVPVELTPREFDLLHHLAARPGEVVTKRELLTEVWQIPYGGADKTVDVHLSWLRRKLGESAQQPRYLHTVRGVGVRLESPGSAG, encoded by the coding sequence GTGGCCCGCCTGCTGCTCGTCGAGGACGACCTGACCATCCGGACCCCGCTGGTCCGGGCGCTGCGGGACCGGGGCCACGCGGTGGCCGCCGCGTCCACCGCGATGGACGGCCTCCGCGACGCCCTCGACAACCGGCCCGACCTCGTCGTGCTCGACCTGGGCCTACCCGACCTGGACGGGCGGGAACTGCTCCGGATGCTCCGCGCGGTCAGCCGGGTGCCGGTCATCGTCGCCACCGCCCGCGACGACGAGACGGAGATCGTCCGGGTGCTCGACGCGGGAGCCGACGACTACGTGGTGAAGCCGTTCACCGCCGCCCAGCTCGACGCGCGGGTCCGGGCGGTGCTGCGGCGCGGCGCACCCGACGCCGCCACCGACGACCCGACGCTGGTGGTCGGCGGGCTGCGGGTCGACCCGCGTTCCCGGCAGGTCACCCTGGACGGCGTACCGGTCGAGCTGACTCCCCGCGAGTTCGACCTGCTGCACCACCTCGCCGCCCGGCCCGGTGAGGTGGTCACCAAACGGGAGCTGCTCACCGAGGTCTGGCAGATCCCGTACGGCGGTGCCGACAAGACCGTCGACGTGCACCTGTCCTGGCTGCGGCGCAAGCTCGGCGAGAGCGCCCAGCAGCCCCGCTACCTGCACACCGTACGCGGGGTGGGGGTCCGGCTGGAGTCGCCGGGGAGCGCCGGGTGA
- a CDS encoding DUF6230 family protein: MLVPTTVVAGAIVVGMANGAIAASFAVSGQTFKVGATKLEGDGFKQYGGMVQEKDGTQHPVAVSEISSAKLYDLCQSVKVPNMPIVLTINAGGGGTPATASGLLIDMDSLEGDATFSNIKIGRDATDLNAKATPKSFGQSADSVVIKDLKQVARSTSAGTFTLNGLKLKINVGAEARECF; encoded by the coding sequence ATGCTGGTACCCACCACCGTCGTCGCCGGTGCCATCGTCGTCGGCATGGCGAACGGTGCCATCGCGGCGTCCTTCGCCGTTTCCGGACAGACGTTCAAGGTCGGCGCGACCAAGCTGGAAGGCGACGGCTTCAAGCAGTACGGCGGCATGGTCCAGGAGAAGGACGGCACGCAGCACCCGGTGGCCGTGTCGGAGATCTCCAGCGCCAAGCTCTACGACCTGTGCCAGTCGGTGAAGGTCCCGAACATGCCGATCGTGCTCACCATCAACGCCGGTGGTGGCGGAACCCCGGCCACCGCCAGCGGCCTCCTGATCGACATGGACTCGCTGGAGGGCGACGCGACGTTCTCGAACATCAAGATCGGCCGGGACGCCACCGACCTCAACGCGAAGGCCACCCCGAAGTCGTTCGGTCAGAGCGCGGACAGCGTCGTCATCAAGGACCTGAAGCAGGTGGCCCGCTCCACCAGCGCCGGCACCTTCACCCTCAACGGGCTCAAGTTGAAGATCAACGTCGGCGCCGAGGCCCGGGAGTGCTTCTGA